The Lates calcarifer isolate ASB-BC8 linkage group LG19, TLL_Latcal_v3, whole genome shotgun sequence genomic interval CataaagagagagtgagatgacCAGGGGACCAGGTGTATGCTATCACACCAGTTACATATTtgaacattaaaatcatatgcAGATATATGTGGTACTTCTTGCGAGAGAGAAAAAGGTTGTGTAGATATACTGTAGGCCATGTTACTCATAGGTAAAGTTGTTATgttaaatcatgttttttaCTGTAGCACTTAAATTGTTGCAATGAcctatttattttcataataattaTAGTAGAAAGAGGTGAAAATAACTATCCACTTACTTCAGTCATCGGCTCATTGACTCTTTCATTCTCATGGTTCAAGTACGATTCCAGTCCCTTTGTAGCAAAGACACGCTCAGACTCATCAGAGAAGAGGACAGCATCACCATCAAAGACAACACGCAGCTGAGTCTCTGCCACTTCTGTGGTTTCTTCTGGAGTGTACATGATAGCAGCTGCTATACCTGATGCAGGaacattaattcacattaataCTACTAACTATATTAATTACAACAATTACTACTTCTACTATTACAATATACAGAGTAAATTTAATTGTTAAAGTTCAGTGTGTCAGCTCTAGAACTTACAGCAAATGCCATAACAgactctctgtttctctcatttgtttaaatCTCTTTTTACACTTACCTTTGTTCAACACTTCTTGAACTTTGAACCCTGGTGGAGCTGACAGGTACAGATGGGTTTCATTTTCCTGTAATTCACCTACAAGATGTTCTCCACTCACATAAAAGGGAGTGATTAGTTCTTCCAGCTCTGCAAACAAGAATGAACGACAAGTTCATTTGTGGGTTATATATCTGTATTTGAATGCATGATAAATGTGCGGACATAACTATTAAGGTGTATCATTAACTCACTGTGGTTTTTGATGAATCTTTCTGACAACTCTGATGAGTTGTCATGGATGAGTAGGACCTTAAACAGCTCCTCACTCTGAGGGTAATGCTCAGTAAGTTTAGCATTCACTGCTTTCAGAGCCTgagaacacaaactgaataactgcagtggaaatgaaagtgaatgtcTCTGTCATAGGCTACTTTTTCAGGACAATTTTCAGGCTGGGAATGCATTGTCAGTGAGTGTCCTTATGTAGGTAgaagtacaagtgtgtgtgtgtgtgtgtgtgtgtcttgaatACAATCAATAAGACTTCTTACAAAATCAGTACTTGTTATCAAGTTTGAAAGTGTGTCTATCTAGCCTGTGCTTGCCTACTCCTACGTAAGtttctcagtttttaaaattgttttatttccatctcTGACCTTGACAAAGGAGTAGCCAGGCCCAGGACTCTGCTGTTCAGTGTTGAAGAGGAGTTCAGATGACATCGCAATGGTGACAGGAATCTCTGGCTCCTGTTGGAGCATCAGaaagaataaatgtttttaccATTTTTACAATAATCCCActtagttatttattttactgaggtatttttaacaacatttttcaCCATAAACTGTGATAGTAAAAATTTAGTGAGAAAATGTCTGGATGCTACTAGTCAGCTGGTAGCCAGTCAGATGTGAGGCAAAAAGGAAGAAGCATGTACAGAGTAAGAAAAATTAGACATGACAGTGATTCACAAGTATTTTAACACAGTGTATTCTTATAGACCAGCACACATTAAGAATTCAAAGaggctgctgtttttttgtttgttttttttgcattagacagacatggagaaaaaaaatctagattCCAGTGGTCCAGTCCAGCAGATGGTGATAACATGACAGGATGGTTGGCAGGTTAAACTGTGCAATAATTTATGTTTATGAAAAAGGGAATGAGGAAGAGAGAATGTACATTCTGCGTTTATGttgaatttaaatgtttaaaattgttAAAGGTTTATTTTGTTTCTAGAGGAGCCCTCTGCTTggtgagaaaagagacagatcAAGTAGCCAAGCTGAGCTGTTGGGTGGTtggtgtgcttttttttctgatttagtCGCTGAGTAAATGTAACAATCCTCTATAGTCGAGGTTAAAGCTAATGCACCAAGCTTGCTAACaatgttgtttgtgtgacagCAAAAGCCCTCAGTGTCTGTAGCCACATCCAGTTaagaaaaactttcattttcacctAGAAATATCAATgcattaattcattcatattaaacatgttaaaagGATAAAGAACTATAAATTGGTGCTATATAAGACTGTAACTCACTTGTTTTTGATCCCGTCCCATTTCAGCATCTTCTCCACTGCAGCCCATTCTTCTCACATCCTGTCCAGGGTTGGTCAAACATTGATTGGTTTTACAACTCATCTTTCCCATTTAGCTCAGTCTTCTACCAACTCCACACAGATTCCCAGTGTGTCTCTTGATAGCTCTTTTAtactctgtcctctctctcgTTTTCTTTCAGATGACTAACAGGAAATGTATGACTCAAGTGCGTGTGGATAATA includes:
- the LOC108892419 gene encoding cytosolic 5'-nucleotidase 1A isoform X1, translated to MGKMSCKTNQCLTNPGQDVRRMGCSGEDAEMGRDQKQEPEIPVTIAMSSELLFNTEQQSPGPGYSFVKLFSLCSQALKAVNAKLTEHYPQSEELFKVLLIHDNSSELSERFIKNHKLEELITPFYVSGEHLVGELQENETHLYLSAPPGFKVQEVLNKGIAAAIMYTPEETTEVAETQLRVVFDGDAVLFSDESERVFATKGLESYLNHENERVNEPMTEGPFKGFLQALGKLQKKFFNKGQQKCPIRTYLLTSRDAAGAGYRALNTLKTWGLEIDEAYFLGGSPKGPLLKMIRPHIFFDDQMRHVDGSLKEGIVACHVLAS
- the LOC108892419 gene encoding cytosolic 5'-nucleotidase 1A isoform X3 yields the protein MGKMSCKTNQCLTNPGQDVRRMGCSGEDAEMGRDQKQEPEIPVTIAMSSELLFNTEQQSPGPGYSFVKSEELFKVLLIHDNSSELSERFIKNHKLEELITPFYVSGEHLVGELQENETHLYLSAPPGFKVQEVLNKGIAAAIMYTPEETTEVAETQLRVVFDGDAVLFSDESERVFATKGLESYLNHENERVNEPMTEGPFKGFLQALGKLQKKFFNKGQQKCPIRTYLLTSRDAAGAGYRALNTLKTWGLEIDEAYFLGGSPKGPLLKMIRPHIFFDDQMRHVDGSLKEGIVACHVLAS
- the LOC108892419 gene encoding cytosolic 5'-nucleotidase 1A isoform X2, coding for MGKMSCKTNQCLTNPGQDVRRMGCSGEDAEMGRDQKQEPEIPVTIAMSSELLFNTEQQSPGPGYSFVKALKAVNAKLTEHYPQSEELFKVLLIHDNSSELSERFIKNHKLEELITPFYVSGEHLVGELQENETHLYLSAPPGFKVQEVLNKGIAAAIMYTPEETTEVAETQLRVVFDGDAVLFSDESERVFATKGLESYLNHENERVNEPMTEGPFKGFLQALGKLQKKFFNKGQQKCPIRTYLLTSRDAAGAGYRALNTLKTWGLEIDEAYFLGGSPKGPLLKMIRPHIFFDDQMRHVDGSLKEGIVACHVLAS